Within Halarchaeum grantii, the genomic segment CACGTCTCGCTCCCATTGGTGGCGTCGAACGCGGCGGCGCGAAAGTCGCCGCCCGAGACGCCCGTTCGAGCGCCCGCGACGACGTAGACGGTGTCGCCGACGACGGTCGGCGTGGCGCCCCCGCCGCCGGTGCCGCCGAAGAAGCCCGCGCCGGCGTCCGCCGTCCAGCGCGTCGCGCCCGTCCCCGGGTCGAGGGCGTGGAGCGTGCCGTCGGCCGTCCCGGCGTAGAGGGTACCGTCGGCGAGCGCCGGGCCGAGCGCCGTCTCGCCGCCGAGGGCGCGTTCCCACGCGGCGTCGATACCGGCCGTCCCGTCAGCGGACGACGACGTGGCCGTCGGCGACTCCTCGTTCGTCGTCGTGCTCGACGGGGCTGAGCAGCCCGCGAGGCCGGCGAGGACGGACGCGCCGCCCGCACGGAGGGCGTCGCGGCGTGTGAGGGGGGGCATACGCCGGGCTACTCGCGGTCGGGGTAAGTGTCTCGTGGTGGGTGAAACCGCGACTGCGGGCTACGCGTCGTCCTTCGGTTCGCCCTGGTTCGTGAAGTCGGCGGAGTTGTCGCTCGGACTGTAGCCGAGGACGTCCTTCGCGCGCTCTAAGGAGTAGTACTTGCGGTCGTTGTCGCTGATGCCGTAGACGATCTCGTAGCCGTAGTCGGCCTCGATGCAGCGCTCGAAGAGGTGCGCGCAGTCCCGGTAGGAGAGCCACATCGCCTGCCCGCGCTCGTAGTCGATGGGCGGGTGCCCCTTCGTGAGGTTGCCGATGCGGACGCAGACGACGGAGAGGTCGTGCTCGTCGTGGTAATACCGTCCGAGGGTCTCGCCGGCGGCCTTCGAGACGCCGTAGAGGTTCGAGGGGCGGGGGAGTTCGCTCCCGTCGAGGAGGTAGTCGTCCTGCGTCCGGTAGATGTCGGGTTTGCGCTCGGTCTCGTAGTGGCCGACCGCGTGGTTCGAGGAGGCGAACGCGACTTTCTCGACGCCGGCGTCGACGGCGGCTTCGTAGACCGTCTGAGCGCCGTCGATGTTGTTCTGGAGGACGGAGTTCCACGGCGCTTCCGGGCGCGGGTCGCCGGCGAGGTGGATGACCGCGCCGACGCCCTCGACCGCGTCGCGGACCGCCTCGTCGTCGGTGACGTCGGCGACGACGAACTCGTGGTCGGTCTCCTCGGCGGGCGGTTCGCGGTCGAGGAACCGCCAGTCGTAGTCCTCGGCGATGCCGCCACGGATGGCTCGCCCGACACGCCCCTCCGCGCCCGTGAGGAGAACCGGTTCGTCCATTCGACTACGAATGTGGCGGCGACGGTAAAGTAAGACGCGGTTCTTAGCTGTCGACGGCGGTCGGCTGCGGGGTCACGCCGCCCGCGTCGTCGTCGGTCCCGTCGGTCACGGGGGCGTCGTCGCCGGTGAGCTGCTCGTAGGCGGCGACGGTGGTGGCGACGTTCAGCACGGTGAAGTAGCCGGAGACGAGGGCGGTACCGAGGAAGCCGACGTACGGGACGAGGCCGAAGATGCCGCCGGCGACGGCGTTGGCGATGCCGGCGACGAGGACGTAGACGAAGCCGAGGCCGAAGAGCCGGAGGCGGTTTCCGCTCGTGAGCGACCACGACTGCTTGAGCGCGGTGACGGCGCCGTCGTCCTCGGCGGCGATTCGCAGGGGCGCGAACCAGAGCGCCGTGACGAGGAAGATGAAGACGATCTGTCCGAGGACGGGGACGACGTTTACGAGCGCGATGAAGAAGAATATCACGCCGAAGAGGACGTAGTGGACGAACGCGCCGAGCGCGCGTCGCGTGAAGAGGTCCGCGGTGAGCGCGTCGACGTCGTCGACGAACGCCCGGAAGAGGGCGATGTAGACGAAGAAGAACCCGACGGCGAGCAGGACGTAGAGGAGGGCGACGCCGCCCAGACCGATCGGGAGGACCGGGCCGCTGGTGAGGTCCGCGACCGACATCCCCTGCGGGAGGTCGCGGCCCTGGAGGAGGCGGGCGACGTAGGTCGACGCGGAGACGCTTGCGAGGGCTTGGAAGACGAACGCGAGGACGACGAACGGGAGCGCGACGCGCGTCGTGCTCCGCTGAATGCCGTCTTCGAGGGCTTGGCCGATTTTCAGGGACATCGTCGTGGGATTCACCGGCCCAGTCCTTGGGCTTTACCCCGGTTTCGGGTGGTACCGGCGGCTGACCGGCGCGCGTCGCGGAATTGGCGGCGCACGCGGACGGCAATCGCTTTCAGGGCGACACCCACAGTCCGGGTATGGTCACGAGTG encodes:
- the azf gene encoding NAD-dependent glucose-6-phosphate dehydrogenase Azf, whose protein sequence is MDEPVLLTGAEGRVGRAIRGGIAEDYDWRFLDREPPAEETDHEFVVADVTDDEAVRDAVEGVGAVIHLAGDPRPEAPWNSVLQNNIDGAQTVYEAAVDAGVEKVAFASSNHAVGHYETERKPDIYRTQDDYLLDGSELPRPSNLYGVSKAAGETLGRYYHDEHDLSVVCVRIGNLTKGHPPIDYERGQAMWLSYRDCAHLFERCIEADYGYEIVYGISDNDRKYYSLERAKDVLGYSPSDNSADFTNQGEPKDDA